The Bdellovibrio sp. ZAP7 DNA segment GAAACAGGTTACTGCGAGTTTGAATTAACGTCGCACTGTGTTTTATCACTCAGTGGACAAGCCCCGCTGTCAAACCGGGGTGGGTGTTGTGGCGATTTATTGACTTTGGTAGGTGAAACCTGATTATCATGACCTATGGAAAATCAATATTTGTCAGGATTCGGAAATCATTTTTCTTCAGAGGCTCGTCCCGGTGCTTTGCCTGTGGATCAAAATTCTCCACAAAAAGTAGCTATGGGACTTTATGCGGAACAACTAAGTGGTTCTGCATTCACAGCGCCAAGACATCATAATCTTTATTCCTGGCTATATCGTATTCGTCCATCTGTTGTTCATAAAGCTTTTGTACCGTTGCAAGAACTGACGGCGAAAACTTTCATGAAACCTCAACACATCAATCCCAATCAAATGCGTTGGAATCCTTTGGCAGCATCAGGCGATGCTGATTTCGTTGAAGGAATTCGTACAGTTTGTGGAGCGGGTGGTGCCGAAGATCATCGCGGTATTGATGTGCATTTGTATTCTTTCAATAAAGCCATGGGGAAACGCTACTTCATGAATGCTGATGGAGATTTCCTATTCGTTCCTCAATCCGGATCGATTCAGTTGAAAACTGAAGTCGGCGTGATTGAAGCAGAGCCGGGCGAAATCGCTGTGGTTCCACGTGGAATGAAATTCCAGGTGAACCCATTGGGTGCTGGTAAATGCACAGGTTATATCGGTGAAAATTTCGGCAGTCCTTTTCAGCTTCCTGAATTGGGTCCGATTGGTGCAAATGGTTTAGCTCACCGTCGTCACTTCCTGACACCCAAAGCAGCTTTCGAAGATTTGGAAGGCCAATTTGAATTGGTCGGAAAATTCGCGGGTCAGTTGTGGGCGGCAGAAATGACTCATTCACCACTGGATGTGGTGGCTTGGCATGGGAACTACGTTTCCTACAAATACGATCTAAGAAAATTCAACGTTATCAATACCGTCAGCTTCGATCATCCAGATCCCTCTATCTTCACGGTGCTGACTTCTCCAAGTGAGACGCCAGGAACAGCGAACGTGGATTTTGCGATCTTCCCACCACGCTGGATGGTGGCGGAAAATACTTTCCGTCCTCCGTATTTCCATCGCAATTGCATGAGTGAATACATGGGTTTGATTTACGGCGAGTACGACGCGAAAACGGCTGGCGGCTTTGTTCCTGGCGGCGGCAGTCTTCATAACTTCTATTCCGCGCATGGACCGGATGTGGATGCTTTTGAAAAAGCCAGCAATGCGGATCTGAAGCCGATTCGTTTGACGGCCACAATGGCGTTCATGTTTGAATCGCGCTCTCCGTATCGAGTGACTGATTTCGCAATGGGGAAAGATTTCTTGCAGGCAGATTATCAATCTTGCTGGCAGGGTTTTAAAAAGTATTTCAAATAGACTGAGTTTAAAATTTAAAAAATAAAAAAGGGCTCTTTGTGGAGCCCTTTTTTTATTTTTCTAAATTTGAAAGCAAAGTTTCGATTCGGCTGGCAAGTTCCTGAGTCTCAGGATTTTGGCGCATTTCTTCGAACTGTGTGAACGGGATGCGATCGTTATTTGCTAGGCCTATGCTCGCAAAATAATTGTCGGGATTATCAAAGTGAAGAATGAAACCTTCATTGTCTCGCTCAACCGTTACTGATTGGTGCAGATCCGTGATGCTTTGTTCAAGCATGTCCACCGCGTCTTCTGTCAGCTCCAAGTTGATATTGCGATGAACCACTTCACCTGTTGTTGGCGGAGTT contains these protein-coding regions:
- the hmgA gene encoding homogentisate 1,2-dioxygenase, whose translation is MENQYLSGFGNHFSSEARPGALPVDQNSPQKVAMGLYAEQLSGSAFTAPRHHNLYSWLYRIRPSVVHKAFVPLQELTAKTFMKPQHINPNQMRWNPLAASGDADFVEGIRTVCGAGGAEDHRGIDVHLYSFNKAMGKRYFMNADGDFLFVPQSGSIQLKTEVGVIEAEPGEIAVVPRGMKFQVNPLGAGKCTGYIGENFGSPFQLPELGPIGANGLAHRRHFLTPKAAFEDLEGQFELVGKFAGQLWAAEMTHSPLDVVAWHGNYVSYKYDLRKFNVINTVSFDHPDPSIFTVLTSPSETPGTANVDFAIFPPRWMVAENTFRPPYFHRNCMSEYMGLIYGEYDAKTAGGFVPGGGSLHNFYSAHGPDVDAFEKASNADLKPIRLTATMAFMFESRSPYRVTDFAMGKDFLQADYQSCWQGFKKYFK